One region of Glutamicibacter sp. B1 genomic DNA includes:
- a CDS encoding alkene reductase, giving the protein MDLFSPLALGDLKLSNRLVMAPLTRSRSGKDGVPNADVVEYYRQRASLGLIVSEGTYPSFAGQGFVRQPGLVTEEQIAGWKKVTDAVHAEGGLIVAQVMHAGRVTHPETTGVDYVEAPSAIAVEGESRTYTGKHAYPVPHALGSEELPRIIEEFVTASRNAIAAGFDGVELHGANGYLLHEFLAPSANTRTDNYGGSPENRARFVIEVVTAVANAIGAGKTGLRISPEHNVQGALENDRADVLATYTALVRGIAQLGLANLSILHHDPAGALVQSLRKEFGGPVLLNTGFAEITTYEEAARVAAEGWGEAVVVGRPAIANPDLVRRWKEQLPLNEPDFATFYTEGPKGYIDYPFWEN; this is encoded by the coding sequence ATGGATCTGTTTTCCCCTCTCGCCCTCGGCGACCTCAAGCTGTCCAACCGCTTGGTCATGGCACCGCTCACCCGTTCCCGTTCGGGCAAGGACGGCGTGCCCAACGCAGATGTAGTCGAGTATTACCGCCAGCGCGCGTCCTTGGGCCTGATTGTCAGCGAGGGCACCTACCCGAGCTTTGCCGGCCAGGGATTCGTCCGTCAGCCGGGCCTAGTCACCGAGGAGCAGATTGCCGGCTGGAAGAAGGTCACCGACGCGGTGCACGCCGAAGGCGGCCTCATCGTCGCCCAGGTCATGCATGCTGGCCGCGTCACCCACCCGGAAACCACCGGTGTCGACTACGTCGAAGCACCCAGTGCCATCGCGGTTGAGGGCGAGTCGCGCACCTACACCGGAAAGCACGCCTACCCGGTTCCGCATGCACTGGGTTCTGAAGAACTCCCACGGATCATCGAGGAATTCGTGACTGCTTCGCGCAACGCCATCGCCGCCGGATTCGACGGCGTGGAGCTTCACGGTGCCAACGGCTACCTGTTGCACGAGTTCCTGGCACCTTCGGCCAACACCCGCACCGATAACTATGGTGGCTCCCCGGAGAACCGGGCCCGCTTTGTCATTGAAGTAGTGACCGCGGTTGCCAACGCCATTGGCGCTGGGAAGACCGGCCTGCGCATTTCGCCGGAACACAATGTCCAGGGTGCGCTGGAAAACGATCGCGCGGATGTGCTGGCTACCTACACCGCGCTGGTTCGGGGCATCGCGCAATTGGGGCTGGCCAACCTGAGCATCCTGCACCATGACCCAGCCGGCGCGCTGGTCCAGTCGCTGCGCAAGGAATTCGGCGGACCGGTGCTGCTGAACACCGGCTTCGCAGAGATCACTACCTATGAGGAAGCCGCTCGCGTGGCTGCCGAAGGCTGGGGCGAAGCCGTTGTCGTGGGCCGCCCTGCGATTGCCAACCCGGATCTGGTGCGCCGCTGGAAAGAACAGCTGCCGCTGAACGAACCGGATTTCGCGACCTTCTACACCGAAGGTCCCAAGGGCTACATCGACTACCCGTTCTGGGAGAACTGA
- a CDS encoding ABC transporter ATP-binding protein: MMDMEHRAPVESTSALHLRLGSFRYADADHDTLRAIELELSPGSLTVISGDSGSGKSTFGGVLAGMLPRQGADSCEGTFILAGQRIDYSPEHSPRIDVAGWAKHVGLLPQDASLYLSRIRQTVAEELVFARENEGMPREEMAELISELSARLSMEHLLERDPAKLSGGQERLVALAALSVAMPSIIVLDEPLAGLDSKATEAVTEMITRLRAAGTAIVVLTRTTEAWEAEADTLLTLADGTLRPATGTARTAASSSKPSGFAAAAASEKPLLAFAGVQLGYKGASAPVLSDLDLEVRAGECVGLAGANGTGKTTLLKAAAGLLKPVAGKLRVAADSGMLLQNPSDQLFERTVIREIAFGLPKKGIQRARVPQILEQLGLASYAQTHPYELPASARRLVALATVLVREPRLLLLDEPTEALDSAGLQILNEVIDSVLERGGAVLFSSHDERFIARTAHRVHRMPR; the protein is encoded by the coding sequence ATGATGGACATGGAACACCGTGCACCTGTCGAAAGCACATCGGCGCTGCACCTCCGGCTGGGAAGCTTCCGCTACGCAGACGCGGATCACGATACCTTGCGCGCAATCGAGCTGGAATTATCGCCGGGGTCCCTGACGGTCATTTCCGGCGACTCTGGATCCGGGAAATCAACATTTGGCGGGGTACTCGCTGGTATGCTCCCGCGGCAGGGAGCCGACAGCTGTGAGGGAACATTTATCCTGGCGGGTCAACGGATCGATTATTCTCCGGAGCATTCACCACGAATTGACGTCGCCGGCTGGGCCAAACATGTTGGCCTGTTGCCGCAGGATGCCAGCCTCTACCTGTCACGGATTCGACAGACTGTTGCTGAGGAACTGGTCTTCGCCCGGGAGAACGAAGGAATGCCCCGCGAAGAGATGGCCGAGCTCATCTCCGAGCTTTCAGCACGGCTGTCCATGGAGCATCTGCTGGAACGCGATCCTGCCAAGCTTTCCGGAGGCCAAGAACGCTTGGTCGCCCTGGCGGCGCTGTCAGTTGCCATGCCTTCCATCATCGTGCTGGATGAACCGCTGGCAGGCTTGGATTCCAAGGCAACCGAAGCAGTGACGGAGATGATCACCCGGCTGCGTGCCGCGGGCACCGCGATTGTGGTGCTGACTCGGACAACTGAAGCATGGGAAGCCGAAGCGGATACGCTGTTGACCTTGGCGGACGGAACCTTGCGGCCTGCAACGGGAACAGCTAGAACCGCAGCGTCGAGTTCCAAGCCGAGTGGATTCGCTGCCGCAGCAGCATCTGAAAAGCCTCTGCTGGCCTTTGCCGGAGTGCAACTCGGATACAAGGGTGCCAGTGCCCCGGTCCTCTCCGACCTCGATCTCGAAGTCCGTGCAGGAGAATGCGTGGGGCTGGCCGGTGCCAATGGGACGGGCAAGACTACCCTGCTTAAGGCTGCCGCGGGCCTGCTCAAGCCAGTTGCCGGCAAGTTGCGGGTGGCAGCCGATTCCGGGATGCTCCTGCAAAATCCGTCGGACCAGCTCTTCGAGCGAACGGTAATCCGGGAGATTGCCTTTGGCCTTCCCAAGAAGGGCATTCAGCGCGCCCGGGTGCCGCAAATTCTTGAGCAACTGGGTTTGGCGTCCTATGCCCAGACCCATCCTTATGAGCTGCCGGCTTCGGCCCGACGTCTTGTTGCCTTGGCTACCGTGCTGGTGCGCGAACCACGGCTGCTGCTTCTTGATGAACCAACCGAGGCGCTGGATTCGGCGGGGCTTCAAATCCTGAACGAGGTCATCGATTCGGTGCTTGAACGCGGGGGAGCGGTGCTGTTCTCTTCCCATGATGAGCGATTCATCGCGCGTACTGCCCATCGGGTGCACAGAATGCCGCGATAA
- a CDS encoding energy-coupling factor transporter transmembrane component T family protein yields MKRRITELHPFTVLCLAVFTVAVATAASVWWLSCAVIVTCLAIGAVAGKVRKLAALSGAIMLPTLLSLLMIHGLTSWDSSPVIAAWGPISLTRGGVEIAAALALRTAVLVVVGLLCGLLIDKHQLVAAIDLSPAPPQAGYLLASTLFLLPQMMEKQQAIGEAQALRKAGTGRGLAGWLQRLRLRAVPLVLSSVQDAHDRSAHLAARGFPARGEHSRLRQVADSQIQRGVRWVAVLCSVLVPAAILVPFGGAA; encoded by the coding sequence ATGAAGCGCCGCATCACCGAGTTGCACCCTTTTACCGTGCTTTGCCTCGCCGTGTTCACGGTTGCCGTAGCCACGGCTGCCAGCGTCTGGTGGTTGAGCTGCGCGGTGATAGTGACGTGCCTGGCCATCGGCGCGGTGGCGGGCAAGGTCCGCAAGCTCGCGGCGCTCAGTGGTGCAATCATGCTTCCAACCTTGCTGTCCTTGCTGATGATTCATGGACTGACGTCATGGGATTCTTCACCGGTGATCGCCGCATGGGGTCCAATCAGCCTGACCCGTGGGGGAGTGGAGATTGCAGCAGCATTGGCTTTGCGCACAGCTGTGCTGGTGGTGGTTGGTTTGCTCTGCGGTTTGCTGATCGACAAGCACCAGCTGGTGGCGGCCATCGACCTGTCGCCAGCTCCGCCGCAGGCGGGGTACCTGCTGGCGTCCACCTTGTTCCTTCTTCCGCAGATGATGGAAAAGCAGCAGGCCATCGGCGAAGCCCAAGCTTTGCGGAAGGCAGGAACCGGCCGTGGCTTGGCCGGCTGGCTGCAACGCCTGAGGCTACGAGCGGTGCCGCTGGTGCTCTCCTCGGTGCAGGATGCCCATGACCGTTCGGCTCATCTGGCGGCACGCGGTTTTCCAGCCCGCGGCGAGCACAGCAGATTGCGCCAGGTCGCAGATTCGCAAATACAGCGAGGAGTCCGCTGGGTTGCCGTGCTGTGTTCGGTGCTGGTGCCGGCAGCGATTCTGGTGCCATTCGGAGGTGCCGCATGA
- a CDS encoding ECF transporter S component, translating into MSPNLLLPEASATQLVRRRVLGAAGTLLLVGTYLFLVITQPTGIVEGLGQGVALATFAAYLIAAILLLLAVLPDLPVSALTLIPVALALNIILGQFVGSVMVPLYLDSIGTVLVGFLAGRRAGAATGVLSTLIWSLFAPTVLPFAAGAALVGFLAGTAARYGALRRPYLAPIAGLVSGVLVGVVSSPVAAFVYGGTSGVGTGAVVAAFRSMGDSLLSAVTKQALISDPGDKAIVFLIAALLIFALPKRLSGSFEFIRRYNVLGKSGNK; encoded by the coding sequence ATGTCACCGAATCTTCTTTTGCCCGAAGCATCCGCGACCCAGCTCGTGCGCCGCAGGGTGCTCGGCGCAGCTGGAACCCTGTTGCTCGTTGGAACCTACCTGTTCCTGGTCATCACCCAACCCACGGGAATCGTCGAAGGCCTGGGCCAGGGAGTTGCCTTGGCAACTTTCGCCGCTTACCTGATAGCTGCCATCCTGCTGCTGCTCGCAGTCCTACCGGATCTGCCAGTTTCTGCCCTGACGCTGATCCCGGTCGCCCTTGCGCTGAACATCATCCTGGGTCAATTCGTCGGATCCGTCATGGTCCCGCTCTACCTGGATTCCATCGGCACCGTATTGGTAGGCTTCCTGGCCGGACGCCGTGCCGGTGCCGCCACCGGTGTGCTCAGCACCCTGATCTGGTCGCTGTTCGCTCCCACTGTCTTGCCATTCGCTGCAGGAGCCGCGCTGGTCGGTTTCCTTGCGGGAACTGCCGCCCGCTACGGCGCCTTGCGCCGGCCATACCTTGCCCCAATCGCCGGTCTGGTTTCCGGTGTGCTGGTGGGCGTGGTCTCTTCCCCAGTGGCTGCCTTCGTTTACGGAGGAACCTCGGGAGTCGGCACCGGCGCAGTAGTTGCAGCCTTCCGCTCCATGGGTGATTCGCTGCTCTCCGCAGTCACCAAGCAGGCACTGATCTCTGATCCAGGAGACAAGGCCATTGTCTTCCTCATAGCAGCGCTGCTGATCTTCGCCTTGCCGAAGCGCCTGAGCGGTTCCTTCGAATTCATCCGCCGATACAACGTGCTGGGCAAGAGCGGAAACAAGTAG
- a CDS encoding nucleoside hydrolase, translated as MPEKLIAADGAEQWPPIRLLIDNDTGIDDALALAYLCACDHVKIEALTSTPGNVDVEQVAANNRALLALCGRPEVPVLIGVREPLQIPLVTTPETHGPQGVGHATLPDPMSPVSMDLDAIDYWIEAARANPGELTVLLSAPLTNFALALRREPRLPWLLRKVVIMGGAFYYQGNTTPTAEWNTHVDPHAAKEVFAAYTAAAEQGLDSSKLPIVCSLDTTERFEMQPDFLTRLSIEVGCAESEIVQASDPEGTLSKSSNQLVRYLSDALRFYFEFHRQYDQGYIAHVHDFFAAGVAAGTLDYETRPATVDVETDSPLLFGTTVADFRGLWGKPANAQVVVANDPEAGFAELVQRLGALARKLNENS; from the coding sequence ATGCCGGAAAAGCTTATAGCCGCAGACGGAGCCGAACAATGGCCGCCGATCCGTCTTCTGATCGACAATGACACCGGAATAGACGATGCCTTGGCGCTCGCGTATCTCTGCGCCTGCGATCATGTGAAGATCGAGGCCCTCACCAGCACGCCTGGAAATGTCGACGTAGAACAAGTCGCTGCGAATAATCGTGCTCTGCTGGCGCTCTGCGGACGCCCCGAAGTTCCGGTACTCATCGGTGTAAGGGAGCCCTTGCAGATTCCTCTAGTCACCACACCGGAAACTCATGGTCCGCAAGGCGTGGGCCACGCGACTCTTCCAGACCCAATGTCCCCAGTGTCTATGGATCTCGATGCCATTGATTATTGGATCGAAGCAGCCCGCGCGAACCCTGGCGAATTAACCGTTCTCCTAAGTGCACCGCTGACAAACTTCGCTCTGGCACTTCGCCGCGAACCACGTCTTCCCTGGCTGCTTCGCAAGGTAGTGATCATGGGCGGCGCCTTTTACTACCAAGGCAACACCACGCCTACCGCGGAGTGGAACACACACGTAGACCCGCACGCCGCCAAGGAAGTTTTTGCCGCCTACACAGCCGCCGCTGAACAAGGATTGGACTCTTCGAAGCTGCCGATCGTCTGTTCGCTGGACACCACAGAGCGCTTCGAGATGCAGCCGGACTTCCTGACGAGGCTCTCCATTGAAGTTGGATGCGCTGAATCAGAAATAGTCCAGGCTAGCGACCCGGAGGGGACATTGAGCAAATCCTCGAATCAACTGGTGCGCTATCTCTCCGACGCCCTGCGGTTCTACTTCGAGTTCCATCGCCAATACGACCAGGGCTATATAGCCCACGTGCACGACTTCTTTGCCGCTGGCGTTGCCGCCGGCACGCTGGACTACGAGACCCGCCCCGCAACGGTGGACGTAGAAACAGATTCACCATTGCTCTTTGGTACGACAGTGGCTGACTTCCGCGGGCTGTGGGGCAAGCCGGCGAATGCCCAGGTGGTCGTGGCAAATGATCCAGAGGCAGGGTTTGCCGAGCTGGTCCAGCGCCTAGGTGCGCTGGCAAGGAAACTCAACGAAAATTCCTGA